TCCGTACTAAAAAAAACGAATGAAACGATTTCTTCTTTTATATCTTTCACTGTGTTCCGTTTGGTTATCCTATTCGCAGGTTGGGCTGCAACAACTCCTCAATAATGCCGCCTTGAAGCATGCCTCGGTAGGTATTCAGGTCACGGACCTGAATACCGGGAAAACAATTGTTTCGCACGATCCGCAAAAATCGCTTACGCCGGCATCGATAACAAAGGTTATTACTTCCGCAACGGCCCTGGAGCTGTTGGGTAGCGAGTATAGATACGTTACACAGGTGACTTTGGATGAGAGTGATCCTACAAGGATCCTGGTGCTTGGCTCGGGTGATCCCACGCTTGGCAGTGATGTCTTTGGCGACAACACGACCGCATTTTTCATCAATATCACCGATGCGCTGAAGAAAGAATTGCAGCCGGATCGAGAATACAGCATTTACGTAGTCGATAACCTGTTCGGATACGACGGTATTTCGCCCGAATGGACTTGGATTGATATCGGAAATTACTACGCCTCGGGAAGTTACGGGATAAGTATTTTTGATAATACATATAAACTTTTTTTTAATACTTCTGCCAAGATCGCCCCGCCCCGGATTCTTCGGACGGAGCCGGATATGAAAAAGATCCGGTTCACCAATTTTCTTACACTAAATACGACGGGAAGTGATAATGGTTACATCTATGGTATTCCGTTTTCATACGAGAGAACAGTGAAAGGGAATATTCCTGCTGGAAAGGCCGAGTTCAGCATCAAGGGCGATATCCCTGATCCGGGTCTTTTTTTAGGTGAAACGCTGGCTGATTATCTTGTCCGTTCGGGGATAAAAATAAGTCAAGTAGAAACTGCAAGGACAGATTATCTGGCAAAAAAACAGGTACAGTATAAACCGGGAAAGATCGTTCACACGCAAACTTCACGGCCGATGAAAGATATCGTGCAGGAGGTGAATGTAAAGAGCAATAACCATTACGCAGAGCATTTGCTCAGGATAATCGGAAGAACACAAAATACCGATATATACAGCGATGCGCTTCAGGCAGGGATCGATTATGTAAAGAAATTTTGGGAACAACAAGGGATTTCTATCTCGTCGCTTACGTTGCATGACGGGTCCGGACTTGCACCTCAGAATGCGTTCAGCCCGGCATTCCTGACCGAAATTCTGGCATATATGTACACGAAAAGCAAAAATTCGAAAGTTTTTTTCGATTCGCTACCCAAAGCCGGAAAAGACGGTACATTACGCAGTTTTATGCGCAACACGAAATACGAGGGCAAAATATCAGCAAAAAGCGGAAGTATTGGCGGAGTGCAGTGCTATTCAGGCTATCTTATTGATGGAAACAAGCAATATGCCTTCACGGTGATGATTAATAAATTTAATGGCACCCGCCCACAAGTGAGGAGTGCCATTGAGAAATTTTTATCGACGTTGTAGTACTATGGAGGTTTTTATTTCACAATTTCCAACAACTCAATTTCGAAAACCAGGGTGGAGTAGCCTTTTATATCACCTCTACCTGTGGCTCCATAACCCAATTGCCAGGGAATCCATACCTCCCATCTATCTCCTACCTCCATGTGTTGTAAGGCAGTGCTGAATCCGTCAATTAATTCGCTGCCCACGGTAAATTTACTGGGAACATTATTCCTGTCGGCGGTTGAGTCAAAAATCACTTTGTTCTTAAAAAGATTCCCGTCATCGCCGGTAAATGTATCCTCCTTGGTCCAATACCTTTTGAACCAACCGGTGTACAACACACTGACTTGATCCGTAAAATAAGGCGTTTCCCCGGTATCACCGTCGGTGATCTCTTTGTACATGATGTGTCCGTTTCCCGATTGGGATTCAATTTTTGTGTATTCTGAGCTTGCAGTAATTTTCGCAAATTGCTTCTCGTTATCCATCTTGAACTCATCATCAAAACTGACTGTCTTCTCGCAGGAAACAAGAAACAGGGACAAGCAGGCAACGACGAAGGAGTATAATGTTGTTTTCATATTCTTTAAAGATTTTTAGAACCAGGACCCAATTGCAAAGATTGTGTTCTGACTTCTGATGTCTTTTTATTTATTAAGTTTTTTAAGCAACTGTTTTATGTCGGTGTTGAATGAAATTTCTTTCTCAATTTCGTTGATGGTAACCCGTTTTTGCTCCATCGTGTCCCGGTCACGAACCGTCACGGTGTTGTCTTTTAATGTCTGGTGGTCAACGGTGACGCAGTAAGGCGTGCCAATAGCATCCTGGCGACGATAGCGCCTGCCAATGCTGTCTTTTTCGTCGTACTGACAAGCAAAACTGAATTTTAATGCATCCATTATTTCAGTTGCTTTTTCGGGCAATCCGTCTTTTTTTACCAAGGGAAGGACAGCTAGTTTCACGGGAGCTATGGCTGCAGGAATTTTCAGCACTACGCGAATTTCCCCGCCTTCCAGTTTCTCTTCGCAATAGGAGCTGGTGAGGACTGAAAGAAACATCCGATCTACCCCGATAGAAGTTTCCACTACGTAAGGAACGTAGGAACTGTTGAGTTCCGGATCGAAATACTGCATCTTCTTGCCCGAGTATTTTTCGTGTTGGGACAAATCAAAATCGGTGCGGGAGTGAATTCCTTCCACTTCCTTAAAGCCGAAAGGCATGCGAAACTCAATGTCTGTAGCGGCATTGGCGTAATGGGCCAACTTGTCGTGGTCGTGAAATTGATAATTTTCATTGCCGAAACCGAGAGCCTGATGCCATTTTAATCGCTCCTTTTTCCAATATTCAAACCAGTCGAGTTCTGTGCCCGGCGCTACAAAAAACTGCATCTCCATCTGTTCGAACTCGCGCATGCGGAAAATAAACTGACGGGCAACGATTTCGTTACGAAAAGCCTTGCCAATCTGTGCGATGCCGAAAGGAACTTTCATCCGACCGGTTTTTTGCACATTAAGGAAGTTGACGAAAATGCCCTGCGCCGTTTCTGGCCGGAGGTATACCTTCATGGCACCCTCAGCAGTAGAGCCCATTTCCGTGGCAAACATCAGGTTGAACTGGCGTACTTCTGTCCAGTTCCTGGATCCGCTTACCGGACAGGCTATTTCACAATCAACAATGAGTTGACGCAGGTCATCAAGATTACTGTCATTCAATGCTTTTGCAAACCGGGCATGGACCTCGTCGCGTTTTTGTTGATTCTCCAATACGCGCGGATTGGTTTCGCGATACATCTTTTCATCAAAGCTGTCCCCGAACCGTTTGGCTGCCTTTTCAACTTCCTTCTCTATTTTCTCGTCAATCTTTGCCAGGTATTCTTCAATCAATACATCGGCCCGATAACGTTTTTTGCTGTCTTTATTGTCTATCAGCGGATCGTTAAAAGCATCCACGTGCCCCGAAGCTTTCCATATAGTTGGATGCATAAAAATGGCAGAATCAATCCCCACCACGTTCTCGTGCAGTAAGGTCATGCTGTCCCACCAATATTTTTTGATGTTGTTTTTCAGTTCAACACCCATTTGCCCGTAGTCGTAAACGGCGCCTAACCCATCGTAAATCTCGCTCGATGGAAAAACAAATCCGTACTCTTTACAGTGCGATACAATCTTTTTAAAAACGTCTTCTTGTGCCATAAATCACGATTCCTCAATAAAGCTACAAAGTAAACGGTTTTTTTCGAAAGTTCCATCCTAACGCTATTTAAAAGATGTATAATTATGCCTCAAATTGGCAAACAAAAGCCTATTTTATGTACTTTTGCCGTTAATTTCAAAGATTTGGATGTATGGCAGGAGGAATGAAAACCCTTGCAAAGGAAACAGCAATTTACGGAGTAAGCAGTATATTGGGCAGATTTCTAAACTGGTTGCTTACCCCCTTTTGGACTTATGTTTTGATGAATACTGCCCAAATGGGAGTGGTGGGCAATCTGTACAGCTGGACTGCACTCACCGTTGTAATTCTTACGTATGGGATGGAAACCGGATTGTTCCGGTTTGCGAATAAAAGCGATGAAGATCCACTCAAGGTTTATACAACAACGCTTATCAGTATTGCTTTTACGACGTTTTTGTTCATTCTCCTAGCAATCTTATTTTTAAATCCTATAACAACCATTTTTGGAAGTGAGGCTATAAAACCACACTATGTTCTGCTGCTGATTATCATACTCGGATTAGATACGCTCAGTGCAATTCCCTTCGCTTTTTTGAGGTATCAAAAACGTCCCATCCGGTTTGCAACCATACAGGTCCTGAATGTTGTGATAACCATCGCGTTCAATCTTTTTTTCTTCCTGGCCTGTCCTTGGCTTGCCGTAAAATTCCCCGGAGCTTTTTTCTGGTTCGATATAGGCAAGGGAGTCGACTATATTTTGATATCCAACCTGATGGCGTCGTTTATCCGGTTACTGCTGCTTTCACCGCAATTGAGGGTGAAATATACTTTCGACGGAGTTTTGCTGAAGAAAATGTTGGTCTATTCCCTGCCGTTGCTTGTGCTGGGTGTTGCCGGAATAATGAATCAGAACCTGGATAAAATGCTTTATCCGCACCTTTCTACCGAAGTAGATAAGATGGGGCAGTTGGGCATTTACACGGCTTCGTTTAAGGTTGCGGTGATTATGGTCATGTTCACTCAAGCTTTCCGATACGCTTTCGAACCGTTTATCTTTGCTAAAAATAAAGAATCAGGTGACAATAAGTTGGCCTATTCCCAGGCAACCAAGTATTTCATTATTTTTGGGCTGTTTATTTTCCTGGCTGTCATGGGGTATCTCGATATCGTAAAATATTTGCTGGAGGTTAACTATCAGGAGGGGCTTGCTATAGTTCCAATCGTGATGGCAGCAGAGTTGTTTTTTGGTATCTACTTCAATCTGTCGTTGTGGTATAAACTGACCGATCAGACCCGGTGGGGCGCTTATTTATCCTTAATCGGACTCGTTGTAACGGTGTTGGGAAATATCTTATTTGTCCCGGAATACGGTTACATGGCTTGTGCCTGGACAGCATTTTTTGCTAACCTTGTCATGATGGTGGTTTCTTATTTTCTCGGTCAGAAAAACTATCCCATTCAATACGATTTAAAATCGGCAGGATTTTATGTTGTCATAGCCTCGTTCCTGTTTGCGGGAATAATGTTTACTCACGGAAATATTGGTTGTGCCGGATTAAGGTTACTTGTAAACACTGTTTTAATAGGAATTTACCTGCTTATAGTTTTAAAAAAGGACTTACCTTTGCAGCAGATACCCATTATAAATAAATATTTCAGGAAATAATATACTTAATTTGAAATAAATGAGAAAGATACTATTGATTACTGCCATATTGCTTGTGGCACTTGCAACCAAAGCCGACGAAGGAATGTGGCTTTTGAAAGAACTTAATCGGGAGAGTGTGGAGCGAATGAAAGAACTGGGATTCACTTTTCCAGTAAACAAACTATACGATGAGAAAAACGCTTCGCTGAAAGATGCAGTGGTCATTTTCGGCGGCGGTTGTTCCGGTGTTGCCGTATCCGACAAAGGGTTGATTTTTACCAACCACCATTGCGGGTACGGTGCTATTCAAAAACTAAGTTCGGTTGAAGCGGATTACCTGAAAAATGGCTTCAAAGCCGATAATTTGCAACAGGAATTATATGCTGATGGGTTGACTATTTCTTTTCTCCGCAGTATGGAGGAAGTTACCCAGCAGATTTTGCCTAAGGTGCCTTCCGTGTTAAGCGAAGTACAACGCGAATTGGCCATCGACTCTATCTCGGATGAACTGCTCAAGCAATACGACGACGATCCCTTTACCTCTGTGCGGATTATCCCTTTTTATTCAGGGAATAAATACTACAAAGTAGTTTATGATGTTTTTCGTGATATCCGTTTGGTGGTAACTCCACCATCGTCGATAGGAAAATACGGAGGTGATACGGATAACTGGATGTGGCCCCGCCACACGGGTGATTTTTCGGTTTTCCGCGTGTATGCGGACAGGAACAATAAACCGGCTAAACACAACGCCGATAATGTGCCATACAAGCCTAAATATGTGGTTCCGGTTTCCTTGGGAGGAGTGAGAGACGGCGACTATGCCATGACCATCGGTTATCCGGGAAGCACACAACGCTATCTTTCGTCGTTTGGAATTGCGCAGCAAATGGAATCGGAGAACAAGCCGCGTGTTGAGGTACGTGGAGCCAAACAGGATATCTGGTGGGATGCCATGACTAAAAACGATACTATCCGGTTGAAATATGCTAACAAGTATGCCGGAAGCTCAAACTACTGGAAAAACTCCATGGGTATGAACGAAGCCCTTGTTAAACTTGACGTATTGGCGGAAAAGCGCTTGTTGGAAAGCCGGTTGACAAGCTGGATCAACAAAAGCGAAAGAAACAAGGCAAAATACGGTCATCTGCTAAAAACGCTGGAAGAAGCGTATGCCGGTTCTACTGATATGGCTCGTTACACGACCTATTTTCTCGAAACGTTTAACAACGGAATCGAATTGATCCGCTTTGCCAATACCATCCTTCAGTTTGATATGGACGGGACGGAAGAAGACAAGGCTGAATTTATCAACGACAGGATCATTGAGTCGTATAAAAATTATGAGTCAAAACTTGACCGGAAAGTCCTTCCTGTATTAATGCGGCTCTACGAACAGCGAGTTCCGGAAAAGTACCTTCCCGATATTTACAAAAAAATTAAAACCCAATTTGATGGGGATTACGACAAGTATGCCGATTGGTTGTTTGCCAATTCTCAATTTACCAACCTTACTGATTTGATGAATTTGTTGAAAGATGCAAATACGGAAATGCTGACCAAAGACCCGGCTATGGAGCTGGCATTATCGACTAAAGATATGGGCTACGAACTCTCGGGGCAAATGATGTCGGCATATGAAAACATGATGAGGGGTGAGCGAGAACTGATGGCTGCATTGATGGAGATGGACTCTCGAAAGAATTTTTATCCCGATGCAACGTTTACCCAAAGAATGAGTTATGGATCGGTGAAAGGATATAAGCCGCGCGACGGGGTCTGGTATGATTATTATACGACCGAAAAAGGAGTGTTGGAAAAATATAAGGAAAACGATCCGGAATTTCATTTACAACCTTACATCGTTGATGCTCTCCAAAAAAGAGATTTTGGAAGATATGCAGCTAAGGATGGGACTATGCGAGTGAATTTCCTTTCCGATAACGACATTACCGGAGGTAATTCGGGAAGCCCTGTTTTTAACGGGAAAGCGGAACTTATCGGATTGGCGTTCGACGGAAACTGGGAGGCGTTGAGCGGAGACATTGTCTTTGAACCCGAGATGCAACGTACGATCAGCGTGGATGTCCGTTACGTGCTTTACACAATCGATAAAATCATGAACGCACCTCATATCGTCAGTGAGCTAAAGATTGTAAAGTAATCTTTGTTATTAAAAAACATACAAGAAAGAGGGTGAATCTCAATGTGTGATTTCACCCTCTTTCTTCTTTTTATTCACCTATCCGAGAACAAATCCGAATATTCATTGTATCAGTAGGGTTGTTTTTTATTTTGAGACAGTCTCTTGTTTCCCGTCTCATTAATTTCGTTCAAATTTTTCGTATCGCGGCGGCATGGGGACATAAGACAGGTCGTCCCACAGACTGCTGGTAATCATCAGGTCGGCGCTGTAACGGTTACAGGCTATAGGTACGTTATGTATACGGCACTGGCGCAGCAGCATCATGATGTCTGCCTCGTGCGGCTGTGCGTTCAGGTCGTCGATCAGGAACACGGCGAGATCGATTTCTTTGCGTACCACCATGGCTGCGATCTCAGCATCCCCACCCATAGGGCCGGAATTCATGCAGGTAATTTCGGGAAATACTCCTTCTTCGTTCAGTGCATCACGAACCAGTCCGCCGGTTGTGCCCGTGCAGACCAGATGATGGTGGGATAGGAAATCTGAATTAAAGATAACCCAGTCGACCATGTCGGCTTTTCGATGATCATGGGCCACCAGGGCAATGGTCAGTTTTTTTCTCATTTTAATAATTATTCGATGATTAGATTCCGAAGAATTCTTTGATAGCATTAATTTTTTCATCTGCCTGAGCCTCCGCTTGTAGAATTTCTTCGCGCGAAGATATGGGAGAGCTTTGTACCTCAATATAGAATTTTATCTTGGGTTCAGTTCCGGAAGGGCGAATAGATACTTTTGTGCCATCTTCTGTAAAGTATTGTAACACGTTAGATGTTGTGGGCATCTCGAGTGTGGTCACCTCTTCTTTGACATAATCCACACTTTCCAGTTTCACAAAATCCTTCGATAAAATAACGGGTGAGCCTGCTAATTCTTTCATGGGGTTCGCCCTGAAGTTTTTCATCATGGCTTCAATTTCGTCGGCACCCTCTTTCCCTTTGCGCACCAATGAAATACCTGCCTCTTTGGAATACCCATATTCTACATAGATATCCTGAAGCAGTTGGTACAGTGTCTTTCCATTATCTTTTGCCCAGGCTGCAACTTCTGCAAACAGCGTGCAGGCTGATACCGAATCTTTGTCGCGCACAAAATCGTCGGCGAGGAATCCGTAGCTTTCTTCTCCTCCACCGATGTATTTTTTTACCCCTTCGTTCTTGCGGATAACGTCGGCAATCCATTTGAATCCGGTGTAACAGTCGAACATTTCGATGCCCATCTTGTCTGCGAT
This portion of the Petrimonas sulfuriphila genome encodes:
- a CDS encoding S46 family peptidase; amino-acid sequence: MRKILLITAILLVALATKADEGMWLLKELNRESVERMKELGFTFPVNKLYDEKNASLKDAVVIFGGGCSGVAVSDKGLIFTNHHCGYGAIQKLSSVEADYLKNGFKADNLQQELYADGLTISFLRSMEEVTQQILPKVPSVLSEVQRELAIDSISDELLKQYDDDPFTSVRIIPFYSGNKYYKVVYDVFRDIRLVVTPPSSIGKYGGDTDNWMWPRHTGDFSVFRVYADRNNKPAKHNADNVPYKPKYVVPVSLGGVRDGDYAMTIGYPGSTQRYLSSFGIAQQMESENKPRVEVRGAKQDIWWDAMTKNDTIRLKYANKYAGSSNYWKNSMGMNEALVKLDVLAEKRLLESRLTSWINKSERNKAKYGHLLKTLEEAYAGSTDMARYTTYFLETFNNGIELIRFANTILQFDMDGTEEDKAEFINDRIIESYKNYESKLDRKVLPVLMRLYEQRVPEKYLPDIYKKIKTQFDGDYDKYADWLFANSQFTNLTDLMNLLKDANTEMLTKDPAMELALSTKDMGYELSGQMMSAYENMMRGERELMAALMEMDSRKNFYPDATFTQRMSYGSVKGYKPRDGVWYDYYTTEKGVLEKYKENDPEFHLQPYIVDALQKRDFGRYAAKDGTMRVNFLSDNDITGGNSGSPVFNGKAELIGLAFDGNWEALSGDIVFEPEMQRTISVDVRYVLYTIDKIMNAPHIVSELKIVK
- a CDS encoding lipopolysaccharide biosynthesis protein, which codes for MAGGMKTLAKETAIYGVSSILGRFLNWLLTPFWTYVLMNTAQMGVVGNLYSWTALTVVILTYGMETGLFRFANKSDEDPLKVYTTTLISIAFTTFLFILLAILFLNPITTIFGSEAIKPHYVLLLIIILGLDTLSAIPFAFLRYQKRPIRFATIQVLNVVITIAFNLFFFLACPWLAVKFPGAFFWFDIGKGVDYILISNLMASFIRLLLLSPQLRVKYTFDGVLLKKMLVYSLPLLVLGVAGIMNQNLDKMLYPHLSTEVDKMGQLGIYTASFKVAVIMVMFTQAFRYAFEPFIFAKNKESGDNKLAYSQATKYFIIFGLFIFLAVMGYLDIVKYLLEVNYQEGLAIVPIVMAAELFFGIYFNLSLWYKLTDQTRWGAYLSLIGLVVTVLGNILFVPEYGYMACAWTAFFANLVMMVVSYFLGQKNYPIQYDLKSAGFYVVIASFLFAGIMFTHGNIGCAGLRLLVNTVLIGIYLLIVLKKDLPLQQIPIINKYFRK
- a CDS encoding methylglyoxal synthase, which encodes MRKKLTIALVAHDHRKADMVDWVIFNSDFLSHHHLVCTGTTGGLVRDALNEEGVFPEITCMNSGPMGGDAEIAAMVVRKEIDLAVFLIDDLNAQPHEADIMMLLRQCRIHNVPIACNRYSADLMITSSLWDDLSYVPMPPRYEKFERN
- a CDS encoding glycine--tRNA ligase — protein: MAQEDVFKKIVSHCKEYGFVFPSSEIYDGLGAVYDYGQMGVELKNNIKKYWWDSMTLLHENVVGIDSAIFMHPTIWKASGHVDAFNDPLIDNKDSKKRYRADVLIEEYLAKIDEKIEKEVEKAAKRFGDSFDEKMYRETNPRVLENQQKRDEVHARFAKALNDSNLDDLRQLIVDCEIACPVSGSRNWTEVRQFNLMFATEMGSTAEGAMKVYLRPETAQGIFVNFLNVQKTGRMKVPFGIAQIGKAFRNEIVARQFIFRMREFEQMEMQFFVAPGTELDWFEYWKKERLKWHQALGFGNENYQFHDHDKLAHYANAATDIEFRMPFGFKEVEGIHSRTDFDLSQHEKYSGKKMQYFDPELNSSYVPYVVETSIGVDRMFLSVLTSSYCEEKLEGGEIRVVLKIPAAIAPVKLAVLPLVKKDGLPEKATEIMDALKFSFACQYDEKDSIGRRYRRQDAIGTPYCVTVDHQTLKDNTVTVRDRDTMEQKRVTINEIEKEISFNTDIKQLLKKLNK
- the dacB gene encoding D-alanyl-D-alanine carboxypeptidase/D-alanyl-D-alanine-endopeptidase; the encoded protein is MKRFLLLYLSLCSVWLSYSQVGLQQLLNNAALKHASVGIQVTDLNTGKTIVSHDPQKSLTPASITKVITSATALELLGSEYRYVTQVTLDESDPTRILVLGSGDPTLGSDVFGDNTTAFFINITDALKKELQPDREYSIYVVDNLFGYDGISPEWTWIDIGNYYASGSYGISIFDNTYKLFFNTSAKIAPPRILRTEPDMKKIRFTNFLTLNTTGSDNGYIYGIPFSYERTVKGNIPAGKAEFSIKGDIPDPGLFLGETLADYLVRSGIKISQVETARTDYLAKKQVQYKPGKIVHTQTSRPMKDIVQEVNVKSNNHYAEHLLRIIGRTQNTDIYSDALQAGIDYVKKFWEQQGISISSLTLHDGSGLAPQNAFSPAFLTEILAYMYTKSKNSKVFFDSLPKAGKDGTLRSFMRNTKYEGKISAKSGSIGGVQCYSGYLIDGNKQYAFTVMINKFNGTRPQVRSAIEKFLSTL
- a CDS encoding FKBP-type peptidyl-prolyl cis-trans isomerase produces the protein MKTTLYSFVVACLSLFLVSCEKTVSFDDEFKMDNEKQFAKITASSEYTKIESQSGNGHIMYKEITDGDTGETPYFTDQVSVLYTGWFKRYWTKEDTFTGDDGNLFKNKVIFDSTADRNNVPSKFTVGSELIDGFSTALQHMEVGDRWEVWIPWQLGYGATGRGDIKGYSTLVFEIELLEIVK